ATGAACATATGCGTAGAAAAATTCAAGTATATGAAGTAATATTATTGAAAAAAAGCCGAAAAAGCCGAAGTTTAAAGTTGAGCTAAGGTTATGCTTCAAGGGGTTTAACAGGGATAATTTTTTCGGTCCGCCGTAAAATTTTAAAGACGTTTCTACTGTTTTACCGGAAGCTGCATGCAACGTTTTAGGAATTATAAAAGAAATTATATTACCTTTCTTTTCTGCAGTTATGCTAAGTCCTGGCGATAATACCGAAAGCAAAAAATATTTAGAGTTAAAACCGGCAAAAGAAATATCCCCCGTAAACTTTTCTTTATTAGTAATAGACGGGGTTTGAAAGTTTTTATTAATATAAACCGCAGTAGCAAAATTAACAAAATTTGGGCTTTTCGACGAAGCCGGCTTTAAACCCGCAGACAAAATAAACCTGCCCTTAAGATTATACGGTTTATTGCTGATATTTTTAATATAAACCGTCGCCGTCAAAAGATACTTATGTTCGTAAAATTTATATTCCTTAGTCAGTATGACCTTGCCGTTTATATTATAGACAAACTTTACAGAATCTTTTTTCCTTATTATATTGACTAATTTTATTGGAACGTTTTGATTTTTTGGTACAAAGTTAATTACTTCCGGAATATTTTTAGAATTGGCAAGATTAACCTTATTTTTATAATTTTTTTCGGTGTAAGAATAATTTAAAAGATTTAAAGAATCTATTGCTCCCGTATATTTATTAAACTTTACATAAATATTCTTTCCCTTATAGGATAGGGTTTTTAGGCTTTTAAGCGAATTTGATATAGAAATTAATTTTTTTATTTTTTTTTGTTTAAGAGGAATAATTTTTTTCAAATTTTTAACGCTTTCTTTGCGTTTTAAATTTGAAACTTTAGTTAATGCGGTCGTTTGTTTATTTACTACCGGCGCTTTTTGCCCGTGAGGCATAAAATAGCCCCATGCTATTATTAAGATTACCGATAATATTGAAGCTATAATTATTCTCTTTTCCAAAAAAACTCCTTTACAGTATATAAAATTTAAATCAAATTGCTTAACAAATAATTCTGATGCGGCAGTATATTTTAATGTGCATGCTTATCGACAGGGTCGTATCCGCCCTTAGACAAAGGATTACATCTGATAATCCTGTATATAGATAAAAAAAAAGCTTTAAAAAAACCGAAAGTTTGAAAACATTCTACGGCATATTCGGAGCAAGTAGGGTAAAATCTGCAGCTTTGTGGCAATAATGGAGATATAAACTTTCTGTAAAAATTTATTAGTACGATAAAAAATTTATTTAAAATTTTCATTTTGTATTAAAAATTCAAGCTCTTTTAACAGATGAATTTTAGAAGGAGGAATTTTGACTAATAATACTGCGCAATCTATTTTTCTAAGATTATACTGATTTAGTCTTATAAATTCTTTTATGATTCTTTTAAACTTATTTCTTTTAACAGAATTAAGGAGCTTTCTTTTAAACGTAATTAAAAATTTGAAACTATCTGACTTAACATAATAAATTACCGAAATTTTTTGCGGTTTTTTAAGTCCTTGTTTGAAAATATAATTTATTTTGCTTTTATCATTTAGTTTAATGTCTTCATTTAATTTAAATTTTTTTTCAGACATTATTATATAAAGCTTAAAATAAAAAACTACTTAGAGCTTATTACTGGAACAAGTATTTTCCTGCCTTTTCTTCTGCGCCTCGATAAAACCAATCTTCCGTTTTTAGTGCTCATCCTGCTTAAAAATCCGTGCGTTCTTTTTCTTTTTAATTTACTTGGTTGAAAAGTTCTTTTCATAACTATTGCTCCGTTTTATTTATTAATAATAAAATTTTTTATGAGATAAATTTTAATTAAAACAAATAATAATACTAATGTCAAGCAGTTTTTATTTTTAATTTATTTCTCAACATGAGGTAACAAAAGGCTATAAGTGATATTAAAATATTTAATGCATTGATTTTATAAGAAAAAAATTATTGAAATATAATTGAAATATATTTTAAAATTTGATAATGTTGATTTGTTAAATTTTATACTGAAAATATTTCCAATAAAAATTAAAAAATAAAGCTCTATTCATCTCTAAATTAATAGTATAAGTTATTGTAATTAAAGATATATTTGAGTTATCAACAACTGTTGATAACATTGTTTAATTTATTATGGATAAAATAGAACCTCTATTAAACGAATTAAAAAAAGAAATAGGCGACAGCAATTTTAATATATGGTTTAATCCTGCCGATATATCTTTAAACGACAATACGCTTATATTTTCCGTGCCGAATAAATTCTTTAAGGATATTATTAACGAATCTTACCGTGAAATTATTGTAAATATATGGAAAAATTTGAACAACACGGAAGATCTTAATATGATTTATAATATTAACGAAGCTTCCGAAAATAATTTCATAGTTAAAAACAATACCAACATAGAGGATAATATAAATATAAATTTATCTCCGGTAAATTTAAAAAATGAAGTTAAAGAAAAAACTACGGAAAAAGAAAACAAAAAAAGTTTAAAAAAGGAATATCTTAATATAAACGAAAAATATACATTTGAAAATTTCGTAATAGGTTCGGGAAACCAGTTTGCTCATGCGGCAAGCGTCGCCGTAGCCAATCTGCCAGGACAGACTTATAATCCAATGTTTATATACAGCGACGTTGGACTTGGAAAAACACATTTGCTTAACGCTATAGCCAATAAAATAATAAAAGAAAAAAATTTAAACGTTTATCTAGTATCTTCCGAAAAATTTACCAATGAAATGATTACATCCATTAGGGACGATAAGATGGTAGATTTTAGAAACAGATATAGAAACGTAGATGTTTTACTTATAGATGATATACAGTTTATAGCCGGTAAAGAAAGAACTCAGGAAGAATTCTTTTATACTTTTAACGCACTGTATGAAAACCAAAAACAGATAGTGGTTTCAAGCGATAAAATACCTAAAGATATCGTAAGTTTAGAAGAAAGAATAAGGTCTAGATTTGAATGGGGGTTAATAGCGGACATTCAGCCTCCTGATTTTGAAACAAGGGTTGCAATCCTTAAAAAGAAAGCTATTTTAAACAATATAAATTTTCCGGACGAAGTTATAAATCTTTTAGCCAATAAAATTAATTCTAATATAAGAGAATTAGAAGGGGCTATGATTAAAATATCTGCATATTCTTCTTTTACCGGAAGACCAATAGATATCGATCTTGCAATTGAGGCTACTTCTAATTTATTAAAAGAAAACGAGAAAGTTATTACTGCAGAAAACGTTATAAAATCAGTATGCAATTATTTTAATATTAAAATAGCCGATATTAAATCAAATAAAAAATTAAAAGAATTCGTCGAACCGCGTCAAATCGCCATGTATTTAATAAGAACTTATACCGAACTGTCTTTTCCAGAAATAGGCGATAAATTCGGAGGAAAAGATCATTCTTCTATAATTTATGCGGTTAATAAAGTAAAAAAGAATCTTAAAAATAATGAAGGATTAGAAAAAACTTTAAATAATATTATTAAAATAATTAAAAAGTAATTATGTTTAAAAATATGTTAATTTTATGTTTAATTTTTTCATAATAAAAGAATTAAACATTTTTTAAAAAAAAGGCGTCTAAAATAACACATATTTATAAACAAGAAATTACTTATAGTTTTAATTACTTAGTCGTTTTTAAACTTTTTAAACCATACTATTACTATTAATGTTTTTAAAATTAATTATAATATAATAATAAACGGCCTAAAATATGTTAAATTTTAATATTAAAAAAAAGAATTTTATTGAATGTCTGTCTTTAACTCAGGGTATTTCCGAAAAGAAAGGGTCCATGCCTATTATTTCTAATATTCTAATAGAAAATACAGATAATAATTTCATTAAAATTAGCGCGACTGATTTGGAAATTTCTATTATAGCCTACTGTAACGCGGAAATAATATCCGAAGGGAAAACAACCGTAAATTCAAAAAAGTTATTTAATATTATTAAAGAATTTTCTGAAGACGGCCAAAATTTATCGATAAATTTTGGCGAGAACGAGAACGGTATAGCGGTAATTAATTATAAAAAATCTATTTTTAAGCTGACTACGGTTCCAGTCGGAGATTTTCCAAATATTTTAGATTTTAAATCCGACGACAGTTTTAATATAGATTTTAAAATCCTTAAAAATCTTATTAGCAAAGTAATTTTTTCAACCGCAGCTTCGGAAGATACGAAAAGAAACCTTACCGGCGTTTACTTTGTTTTAACGGAAGTAGAAGATAAAGACTATATAAGGCTGGTTGCGACCGACGGACACAGGCTGTCTATAGCGCAAAACGAAATAAATTATAAAGGCGAAAAAAGCGGCGGAATTTATGAATTATTAAAAATGGGAATAATAATTCCAAAAAAAATATTGTCTGAGATTATAAAATTAGATAAAGATATTATTATTAAAATTATGATTAATTCAAATAACGTAATTTTCGAATTTGAAAACCAAACGGAAAACGCAGGTAAAAATACAAAATTTATATCGCGGCTTATAGAAGGTAAATTTCCCGATTATAATACGGTACTTCCTAAAGACGGATATAAAATTTCAATAATAAATACCAAAAAACTGTATAATTCTATTAAAATGGTGTCGCTTCTTGCAGAAGAAAAAAGCCATTCTATCGAACTTAGTTTCAGCGAAAATAATCTGTCTATTAAAACAGTTAATACAAACGTCGGCGAAGGGAACGACGAATTAGAAATTAATTATAAAGGAGAACCTATAAGTATTAAATTAAATTCGAGGTATATATTGGATTTTATTTCGAATATAAATGAAGAAAATTTAAAAGTAAGATTTAATACTATTTATACTCCGTTAGTAATAGAGCCGTATATAGCATCGGAAAAAATTGCTAAAGAAGACGAAAACAAAGAAAATTTAATTCAAAACGTAATAGGCATATTTATGCCGATGAGATACTGATAATAATAAAAAGAGGTTATTAATGAATACAGAAGAAGAGTATAAAAGTTCAGATATACAAGTATTAGAAGGATTGGAAGCGGTCAGAAAACTGCCTGGAATGTATATAGGTTCTACCGGTATAGAAGGACTTCATCATTTGGTTTATGAAGTTGTAGATAACAGTATAGACGAAGCCCTTGCAGGTTACTGCAAAAATATATTAGTCAGAATTAATATAAACGGTTCTGTTACCATTGAAGACGACGGCAGGGGAATACCGGTAGATATACATGAACCTCAGGGAGTTTCGGCAGCCGAGGTAGTTCTTACTGTTTTACATGCAGGCGGAAAATTTGACAAGAAGTCGTATAAAGTTTCAGGAGGACTTCATGGAGTCGGTATTTCCGTAGTTAATGCGCTTTCTCAAAAGTTAGATATAGAAATTTATCGCGACGGTTATGTTTATAGACAAAGTTACAGTAAAGGCAAGCCGCTTGGCAGACTTGAAAAAAGCGAAAAAACAAATAAAAGAGGAACATCCGTTACGTTTATACCCGATTTTGAAATTATGGAACGGAACAGTTTCGATTTCGATATTTTATCTAATAGGTTAAGAGAGCTTGCTTTTTTAAACGCCGGAATACACATAAATATAATAGACGAAATTAACGATAAATCCCATGATTTTAAATATGACGGAGGTATTAAATCTTTTGTAGAATATATTAATCAAAATAAAAATATTTTAATTAAAGAACCTATTTTTATTACGGCAAAAAAAGACGACGTTATCACCGATATAGCTTTGCAGTATAACGACGGTTATTCGGAAATATTATATTCATATGTTAATAATATAAATACAAGAGAGGGTGGAACTCATTTAGTAGGTTTTAAATCCGCATTAACAAGGGTAATTAATAATTATTACATCGCCAATACGAATAACTTTAAAGACAGGGGCGGCAAACGGAATGAAACTATTCAGATATCCGGTGACGACGTAAGGGAAGGGTTAACGGCGGTCATAAGCGTTAAAATGCCAAATCCTCAGTTTGAAGGGCAGACTAAAACTAAACTAGGCAATAGTTATATAAAAGGCATAGTAGAATCTTTATTGAACGAAAAATTAACCGAATTTTTCGACGAAAATCCTCAAACCGCGAAAATTATAGTAGAAAAAGCTTTAGATGCCGCAAGGGCAAGAGAAGCTGCAAGAAAAGCAAAAGAACTCGTAAGAAGAAAAAGCCTGCTTGATTTTTCTTCCTTGCCCGGAAAATTAGCCGACTGCCAGGAAAAAGATCCCTCGCAGTGCGAAATTTATATTGTTGAAGGAGATTCCGCAGGGGGCAGCGCTAAACAGGGCAGAGATAGAAAATATCAGGCTATTTTGCCTTTAAAAGGTAAAATTTTAAACGTAGAAAAGGCAAGGCTCGAAAAAATGCTCGGTTCTGAAGAAATTAAAATATTAATTACGGCATTAGGCGGAGGAATTACTTCAGGGACTTCAAAAAAAGAAGAAAGTTTTTTTAATCTTGCCAAACTTCGCTATCACAAGATAATAATAATGACGGATGCAGACGTGGACGGTTCGCATATAAGGGCTCTGCTTTTAACTTTCTTTTACAGGTATATGAAAGAAATTATAGAAAACGGTTATCTTTATATTGCCCTTCCGCCTCTTTACAGGGTAAAAAAGGGAAATAACGAAGTTTATCTTAAGGACGACGATAGTTTAGACGCCTTTATTATTAACGAATCTTTAAATTCTATAAGCGTATATAAAAAGCAGGAAAATGCCTCAGATATTATTTTAGACAAAAACTGGATAAAAGACTCTATAAATAAAATTAAAAATTACAGAAATCTTTTAGATAAATTAAATAAAACACATATATCCAGCAATATAATCGAATATTTAATCGATAACGATATATCTTCAAAAGATTTGCTAAAAGAAGGACAGCAGGAAAAGTTATCCGCCGTCTTAAATTTTCTAAAAGATACCGGATATACTGCAGAAGTAAAAAACGATGAAGATTTTGAAGATTATAATAAAATAACAGTAAAATTTAAAAATTTTATCTCTTCCGTTTATTTAGATAAAAAATTCTTGGAATCGGTAGATTATAAAACAGTATATAGTTTAGGAAAAGATATAAAATCCCTTGAATTATCAAACGTAGTTGTCGTAGCCGAATCGAAAAAATACGAAATCAAAAATATGGACGATTTTTACGATATTATTAAATCAAAGGCACCCCAAAATATATCTATTCAACGATATAAGGGGCTTGGAGAAATGAACCCCGAACAGCTATGGCAGACTACCATGAATAAAGAAACAAGAACGCTTATAAAAGTAAATATAAACGATTTAATAGAAGCAGACGGAATATTTGATATTCTTATGGGAGACAGGGTTGAACCGAGACGTAAATTTATAGAAGACAATGCGCTTCAGGTCGTTAATTTAGATATTTAAAAATTTTAATTTTTGGAAGCTTTAGGTTTTGCCGTAGTTTTTGATTTTCTTTGAGTCTTAGTGCTTGAATCCGTTGCATGCGATTTTTTATTTTTAACCGTCGTTCTTTTTTTAACGGTTTTTTTTGTTTTTTGCGTTGTATTTTCAAGAAGATTAGAACTATTAGCGTTTAATTTGCTTTCAGGTTTTTCGGCGTCATGCTCGTTAATATCGTTAAGAGGATTTATCTGCTCTTTTAAATCGGACGAAGCTTTTTTGAACTCCCTCAATCCTTTACCTAAAGTTTTTCCGAGTTCCGGAAGTTTAGATGGTCCGAATATGAGCAATGCTATTACCGCTATAATGATTAATTCAGGTGCGCCTATTCCAAACATAATATTATATACCTCTCTTTCTTTTTTAATTATATAACAGTTAATCGAAATATTCAAATTTATTATTTACTTTAATCCTTCAATAGAACAAAAAAACCTCCCGAATATGTTATAATGATTAAGAAAAAGGTGAAACACCTTTTTCTAATAATTTTATGTTATACGTAAACGATATTTTTTACAGCATTCAGGGCGAATCTTCATATTCGGGATACCCTTGTAAATTTATCAGGCTTGCCGGTTGCAACCTTAAATGCGGTTACTGCGATACGCAAGAAGCGCTGGACACAAAAAATTCTAAACAGTTTGGTATAAACGATATAATAAAATCGGCATGCGGCTCAGGACCTGCCGGTATAAAACTTATTGAAATTACCGGCGGCGAACCTATGATGCAAAACGAATCGCTTGAACTTATGAACAAACTGATCGAACTAAAATATACGGTTTTATTAGAAACAAACGGAACTATAAGCCTGAAAAAAGTACATCATAGCGTTATTAAAATTATAGATGTAAAATGCCCGTCAAGCGGTCATTCAAAAGAATTTTTTTTTGAAAATTTAAAATATATAGGTCGAAACGATGAAATAAAATTTGTTATAGGAAGCAAAGACGATTATGATTATGCAAAAAATTTTATAACGGAATACTCTCTTTACTCGCTTAAGCTGATATTCTCTCCCGTCGAAGGCGCCGTTTCGCACGGCGAAATTGCAGGGAAAATATTAAACGACGGACTTAACGTCCGGCTGGGAGTTCAACTCCACAAGATTATAGGATTAAAATAGTCCTAAGATATTATCCTGTCGCCTTTACCGGAGAGCGTCATAATGTTATTAAAAACGAAAATACGGATGCCTGCTAATTTATTTATTATTTAAATTTTCGTAATATCGGCAGTAGTTTTTTAAAAAACATTCGGAACATTTCGGATTTTTTGCCATGCAGTAAGTGCGTCCGTGGTGTATCAGCCATCTGTGCATTTTCATCCATAGATTGGAAGGTATTATTTCGGTTAGGTCATTTTCGGTTTTTTCCGGCGTATTGGAATCGGCAAGCCCTATTCTGTTTGCAACGCGAAAAACATGGGTGTCCACGGGAAAACGTTCTTCGTTAAAATATGTGCCGAGAATAACGTTTGCCGATTTTCGTCCGACTCCCGGCAGTGAAACTAACGCATCAAAATTTTCCGGAACGCCGTTGTTATATTTTTTGGAGAGAATTTTTGATGTTTCAATGAGGTTTTTTGCTTTATTATGAAACATGCCGCATGTTTTAATCTCTTCTTCAAATTCTTGCAGATTTTTTTTGGCCAAATCGGAGGGTTTAACGTAAACTTTAAAAAGTTTATCCGTTATTATATTGACTCTTTTATCGGTGCACTGTGCGGAAAGAACTACGGCTATTAAAAGCTGAAAGGCATTATTAAAGTTTAAAAAAGGCTTTAACTCGCCGTAGTTCTTTTCAAAAAGATTTATAACCTTATCGGTATATCGATATTTCAATATTATTAATAATTAATTTTATAATATTTCAAAAACGTTAAAAAAATAAGAAATTTCAAATTTTGCGGATTCTATAGAATCCGAACCGTGAACGACGTTTCTTTCGATGCTTTCCGCAAACATTTTTCTTATGGTTCCTTCTTTCGCATCTTTAGGGTTTGTAGCACCCATTATTTCTCTGTTTTTTAATATTGCGTTTTCGCATGATAGCACCATAGGAATAATCGGTCCTTCTGTCATAAAATCTACCAAGCTGGCAAAAAAAGGCCTTTCTTTATGTATATAATAAAAGCCTTCAGCTTGTTTTTTTGTAAGATGAACTTTTTTCATAGCTTTAATTTCAAAACCGTTTTCTTCAAATACTGAAATAATTTTTCCGCATAAACCCTTTTTTACGCCGTCGGGTTTAATTATAGAAAGCGTTTGCTCAATCATTAATGCTCCTTTAATGTTTTAATTTAAATATTTTAACTTTTCTTAACTTCTTTTGCCAGCCTGAAACCAATTTCTAATGCTTTTTTGTTATAATCTTCAAATCCTTTAGGCACTCTTTTCATTAAAGCTTTTTCAATGGAATCGTGAGATACTATTCCCGATATTTCGACTAAAACTCCAAGGGATATAATATTTAATCCTAAAAGTTTTCCGAGTTCTTCTCTGGCAGACTTAACCATGTCTAGCACATATAGTTTGCCTTTTGCATTAGAAAAATCCGTTACGAGTTCTTTATCGACTATAACTATACCGTCGTCTTTTACGTCGTTTATATACTTATTAAAAGCTTCCTGAGTTAACGATACCATATAATTAACTTTCGTAGCCTTAGGATATTCTATGGGGGCGTCGGATATGATAACTTCCGATTTACTAGAGCCCCCCCTTGCTTCAGGTCCGTAAGACTGTGTTTGAACAGCATTTTTATTTTCGTAAATTGCAGCTGCTTCCGCCAAAATAATACCCGCTAATATCAAACCCTGTCCACCGGAGCCGGAAAACCTGAATTCTATTCTGTCGCTCATATTTATAACCTCTTTTATAATTATTATTTTGTTTTTAATAATTCTAATTTTTTATGATATTCGCTGCAAAATTCAGGGTTGTCTTTTGTTTCAAACAATACTCCCGTTTTAAATCTTCCTGTAAGTTCTTCCGGAGACATATTTTCGGCGGAACGCGCAGGAATCGCTTTTTCTTTTTGATATTTAATCATTTCCACCGGAGATTTCATCTTATTTCTTCTTCCGTATGAAATATGACAGTTTGTTATTACGTCTAACACAGAAAAACCAGTATGGGTTAATGCGTCGACCATAAATTTTTCGAGCTGAACTGCATGATAAGAAGTCGATCTGCCTACCCAAGTCGCTCCTGCGGCTTGAGCTAAATTACAAACGTCGAAAGGAGGCTCGATACTTCCGAAAGGCGTCGTAGTAGCAAAACTGTCAAGAGGCTGAGTCGGAGAATACTGTCCGCCCGTCATTCCGTATGTATAGTTGTTAAAAACAATCAAGGTCATATCTATATTTCTTCTTGCGGCATGAATAAAATGGTTTCCTCCTATAGCTAGAGCATCTCCGTCGCCCGAAATAGTGATAACTTTAAGTTTCGGTTTATACATCTTAATGCCTATTGCAAAAGTAAGTGCCCTGCCGTGAGTAGTATGAATAGTATTAAAATCGACGTAGCCGGGAAGCCTCGATGCGCATCCTATACCGGAAGTTATAACGACTTCGTCTTTGGAATAACCGCATTTATGTATCGCCCTTAAAAGAGCTTTTAAAATAATTCCGTCTCCGCATCCCGGACACCATATATGCGGCAAAGTATTTTTTCGCAGATAATAATCATAATTAAATTTTGTTTTTATCATTTTTAAATCTCCCTGATTTAAAATTATTAATTTTCGGATACCTCTTTAATTTTGGCAAATATCTGATCCGGAGTAATAGGTTCTCCGTTTGTTACATGCAACCCGTAAACTTTGCTTCCGCATGCGGCTCTTTGAACTTCTAATATTATCTGTCCCATATTCATTTCTACGACCAATACTTTTTTAATTTTTTTAGAAAGATTAGAAATCTGCTCTTCAGGGAAAGGCCAAATGGTAATAGGCCTGAACATTCCGACTTTTATGCCTGCCGCTCTTGCCATAGAAATTGCCTGTCTGACCGACCTTGAAGTGGAGCCGTAAGCTACTACAAGAATATCTGCGTCGCCGGTCATGAATTCTTCAAATTTTTCTATATCTTTAATGTTTTTATAAATTTTATCTATAAGCCAGTTTTCGGCATTTTGAATAACATCGGTTTTTTGAGACGGGAAACCTGTTTCTCCGTGGATAAGTCCGGTAACATGATAACGATAGCCTTCTCCCATAGGAGCAAGAGGAGTTACTTTGCCTGAAGTATAATTATAAGGATTATACTTTTCTGGCGGG
The DNA window shown above is from Candidatus Acidulodesulfobacterium acidiphilum and carries:
- a CDS encoding 2-oxoacid:ferredoxin oxidoreductase subunit beta; its protein translation is MIKTKFNYDYYLRKNTLPHIWCPGCGDGIILKALLRAIHKCGYSKDEVVITSGIGCASRLPGYVDFNTIHTTHGRALTFAIGIKMYKPKLKVITISGDGDALAIGGNHFIHAARRNIDMTLIVFNNYTYGMTGGQYSPTQPLDSFATTTPFGSIEPPFDVCNLAQAAGATWVGRSTSYHAVQLEKFMVDALTHTGFSVLDVITNCHISYGRRNKMKSPVEMIKYQKEKAIPARSAENMSPEELTGRFKTGVLFETKDNPEFCSEYHKKLELLKTK